The following coding sequences are from one Ruminococcus flavefaciens AE3010 window:
- a CDS encoding pseudouridine synthase, translating to MEKIRIQKMIADCGVCSRRKAEELITQGRVKLNGHPVKLGDKCGFKDLITIDGERIAMPRKRSFVYLMMNKPRGYVTTVSDELERRCVMDLLTDVEERVYPVGRLDRNSEGLLLFTNDGEFANSIMHPSRHISKTYRVTVRPDINDEQLVKLSEGVEIDGRKTLPATVVVKDKAEGRVVLLITIKEGRNRQIRKMCEAVGLEVARLRRISIGPLKLGMLKPGSYRDLTAEELRAIRNAIGKEK from the coding sequence GTGGAAAAAATAAGAATTCAGAAAATGATAGCCGACTGCGGAGTTTGCTCCCGCAGAAAGGCTGAGGAGCTCATAACGCAGGGCAGAGTAAAGCTCAACGGTCACCCCGTGAAGCTGGGCGATAAGTGCGGCTTCAAGGACCTCATCACCATTGACGGTGAGCGTATCGCCATGCCCCGCAAGAGGAGCTTCGTATACCTTATGATGAACAAGCCCCGCGGCTATGTTACAACGGTTTCCGACGAGCTGGAAAGGCGCTGCGTCATGGATCTGCTCACCGATGTTGAGGAGAGAGTATATCCCGTAGGCCGCCTTGACAGGAACTCTGAGGGACTTCTTCTCTTTACAAACGACGGTGAATTTGCCAACAGCATAATGCACCCCAGCCGCCATATTTCCAAGACCTACCGCGTTACGGTGCGTCCCGATATCAACGACGAACAGCTGGTAAAGCTGTCCGAGGGCGTGGAAATAGACGGCAGGAAAACTCTTCCTGCCACGGTAGTTGTCAAGGACAAGGCTGAGGGCAGGGTAGTTCTGCTTATTACAATCAAAGAGGGCAGGAACCGCCAGATACGCAAGATGTGCGAGGCTGTCGGACTTGAAGTTGCAAGACTTCGCCGTATCAGCATAGGTCCGCTGAAGCTTGGCATGCTGAAGCCCGGCTCCTACCGCGACCTGACTGCCGAGGAGCTTCGCGCTATCCGCAACGCTATCGGCAAGGAGAAGTAA